The nucleotide window ATAAAAACAGGCGCGGCGACGCTGGAAGCCTCCACCTACAAACTTATCGGCGGGCAAAGGGGCGGCGACAGAAGCGTAAAAGCAAACGAAATAGATGCCTCGGACAAAACCTCGGACGGATGGGGCTCATTTTTGCCTGGCACAAAAGAGTGGACGATAGACCTTGACCAGATTGCCATCTTAAATGACGAGGGCGCGGACACCCTGATGCAGGCACTCCTCAATGACAAAAAAGTATACATTTTACAACGCCACGCGAGCGGCAAAGCGGTCAAAGGCTGGATGAGCTGCCTTGAGCAGACGCTCGGCTCGCCGCACGATGATGTCGGCACTATTTCCGGCTCCTTGAAGGGCGTGGGCAAGCCGGAATTCGTGGACAACGAGCCTGACCCGCTGGCCGAAGATGATGAGGATTAGGAATTATGTTCTTATACATTCAACGCCGCTTTTTAGACCATCTGTTTCTAACACGAAAGATGCGTTGAATGCCTTTAGGCTCAGACCCTTTGCGCAATGTCTTTTTCCAGTCGGGAGGAAAACCGATATGCTTTAATTGCACCACTTGCGCATATTGTTCAGTCAGAGCGGTTATTTCAGATAGAACCTCAGCATCCCACTTGCGTTTGTCAGGGTAAAGCTCCTTTGCAGCCAATATAGCTCCAAACAGTCGCCGCTTGCTGTCCGCGCTTGCGTTAGCAAAACCGGCGGGGATCGCACTAAAAATACGGTAATATAACCTGCCATAATGGGCGCAAATGTTGCGCAAGTCAGTATAGCAGCGCAGCCAACTCTTAACATTCCCCGGCATTGAGTTAAAAAGGCTTTTGGCGAGATACTTTTGGTCGGGAACAAGCAAGTCGGCATAAAATTTAGACAGCATGCCGAAAGTGAATATTTCCATTATTACCCAGATGGGGAAAAGTCCGGCGTATTTTTGATTATGGTGCCGCACAAAAAGTGTCGTGCTGTTGTTTTGTTTTTCTTTATCTATATGCGCAATAAATTTGTCATGCGAGTGCGAACTGTTGTAGTTATTGGCATCTAAATAGCCGGCTGCGCCATATTTGTGCGCGTGGTAATAAGCGATTTGCGCCTTCACGTAGACTTCAATTTCTTCAATGGCAGAAAAAAGAACGCGGCGCAGTTTCATGTCAAATTCGTACATTTTGAACACTGTATAGAAATTGGTTCCCGGCCTATAAGCGCCGTCAGCCTGCTTGAAAGGCAGAAAATATGCGGAGAGTCTGTAATAGTTAAGTTGCGACAAAACTTGTTCACAGAATTTCTCATCTGAAATAGTGCAACCCCTGACGCGCAACTTTTCCATCTGCTGCTTATAGGACGCAGGCTGTTTCAACAATCCGAAAATCTCCCAGCAAAAAAATGTCTCCCCTGGGACACATCACACATTACTGTGGAGAGGTGCGGGGAGTCCTGTTGTTTATATTATTGCATTGCGCATGGCACAGTCCGCGCTTTGCGACGCCACGGCTATTGACGCTGAACTCGCCGAGTTGAGGCGTGAGGTAGAAGTCCATCGCTGAATTATCACGTAAGGCAATCTACGAGAACGCCAGAACCACCCAAAACCAGGCGGATTTCAACGAGCGCAACAACGGCTATCTCGAACGCCACCGCAAAGCCACAAAGTGGGTTGACGAACTGGAAACCGCCAAGTGCGAGCGTCTCGCCAAAACTAAAACTCTCGACCGTTTCATCGCAGACATTGAGAAAAGGCTGCTCGTCCTTACCAAGTGGGATGAAGCCTTGTGGCTTGCGGTAGTGGACAAGGTTACGGTCGCTATGGACGGAACCATGACATTTACCTTCCGCAACGGCGCGGAGGTCGCCGCCTAACTGAAAACGAAAACTCACGGCTCGCCGCCCCAGGGTCCCCAACGAATCCGCAGATTCGTTGGGGTGGGTCAAACGGGCTTTTTCGTGCTTTCAATCGCCCCTAAAACAGCCAATTTCAAATGTTTGAAAACATAGGCACGGGCAAGGCAAATCGTTAAATTTGAACACCCCTGACGGGGCAATCGTTAAAAGACACTCGGAAACCGCTACGGTTTAAGTCTTGTAACCGCTGAAAAAGCCCTCCGCCCCTAACCAACTATTGATACAGCCCAAAGCCCCGAAGGCGAAAAAGACCAGTATTACCAGACTTTCGGGCAAAACAAAAACCACCTACCGACAAAATTTCTTTTATCAATAGATGGTGAATGTTTTGGTGGAGGCGAGGGGAGTCGAACCCCTGTCCAAAAGCATTGACGCAAGACTTTCTCCGGGCGCAGCCGCTTGTTTGAGCGTCGTTCATAAAGCGCCAGGCGGCGGGCTCTTTATTCACCAGCCCAGATTAATTTCCCGCAAGGCTCCTCCGGGCGAAAAGCCACACGGTAGCCCACGAAATGACGCCTCATCCGGGTTAGTGGGCGCAACCCGGCGAAACGTTAACGGCTTAAGCCGCTAATGCAAAATTATCTTCTGCGTTTATAAAGGCCCACCGTTTTACGGTCTGATGGAACACCGGCTCGCTTATCTTGCCACAACTGCCCCTGTCGAAACCAGTACGCCCCCGGTTTCTCGAAAGGATCTGATTCGTACTTTAATGAGTATAGCATGTCCATAGGCAAAAAACAATACCGCCTGGGGCGGCACACGGAAATCAATTTTCAAAAAGCGCAGGGAAGACAAAACATATAGTAATTCAGTCTGACAATTATAAAGTCAGGTATAACGCAAAAAAACATTGCGATATGGCGGACACCAAGTCATCCGTTCCCGGCAAAATGTCGGCTGTCTCCCGCTTCATGTTTGCCCGGGGTTTTTCTATGGGGCTCAAGTCAGGCGAATATGCCGGCAAAAACAGGATGCGCGCCTCGTGCCTCCTCGCCAAGCCCTTGGGCTTCTTCTTTCGGGAAGGCTGCCCTGTCCAAGATCATGCTTGACTTACGCGGCACGGGTTTCAC belongs to Acidaminococcales bacterium and includes:
- a CDS encoding phage tail protein — its product is MPQIILPDFPNTSEATVGKDYLIFIKTGAATLEASTYKLIGGQRGGDRSVKANEIDASDKTSDGWGSFLPGTKEWTIDLDQIAILNDEGADTLMQALLNDKKVYILQRHASGKAVKGWMSCLEQTLGSPHDDVGTISGSLKGVGKPEFVDNEPDPLAEDDED
- a CDS encoding Abi family protein, encoding MLKQPASYKQQMEKLRVRGCTISDEKFCEQVLSQLNYYRLSAYFLPFKQADGAYRPGTNFYTVFKMYEFDMKLRRVLFSAIEEIEVYVKAQIAYYHAHKYGAAGYLDANNYNSSHSHDKFIAHIDKEKQNNSTTLFVRHHNQKYAGLFPIWVIMEIFTFGMLSKFYADLLVPDQKYLAKSLFNSMPGNVKSWLRCYTDLRNICAHYGRLYYRIFSAIPAGFANASADSKRRLFGAILAAKELYPDKRKWDAEVLSEITALTEQYAQVVQLKHIGFPPDWKKTLRKGSEPKGIQRIFRVRNRWSKKRR